Proteins encoded within one genomic window of Ktedonobacteraceae bacterium:
- a CDS encoding ABC transporter permease, protein MPPQKMVETPVQEHREQKQGVVAVSSGGAAAQHNLRNIGLIIEREYKNRVTQRSFIITSVILLVFVFLAAFIPTIVQLIAKQAHSQTHIVVVNQAGTVAGLNDTALTSYIEKELNGTSTGNQAPYVITSQPASNLSSLQNQVKNGQLDILLVLDRATNQDLHFTYDTDASASNDNNQSTIQSLAQLLTFLDTAHSLGLNSQETRRLAASPDFTAMHAQQSQAARPVSQIATGFVLAYAGAILIYIAVQVYTAIVATGVAEEKSSRMMELLVNAATPFQLLSGKIVGIGAACLTQMGGVVVVGIAGLLLQTPLQAALFGSSAAGFSQYLTGVSIPYYLLFLLYFLLAFFLYATLYAGLGAMVKRQEEVQSAIMLPQMLMLIGYLLFFYAVFNPDTTLIRVLSYIPFWTPWMMMPRIALGTVAWWEIILTTAFMLVAILACTRFAARIYRYGVLMYGQRPGLGQLLKLVRTN, encoded by the coding sequence ATGCCGCCACAGAAAATGGTGGAAACACCGGTACAAGAACATCGCGAACAAAAGCAAGGGGTCGTAGCAGTGAGTTCGGGTGGCGCCGCTGCCCAGCACAACTTGCGCAATATCGGCTTGATTATCGAGCGCGAGTACAAAAACCGTGTGACCCAGCGCAGTTTCATCATCACCAGCGTGATCCTCCTGGTATTCGTGTTCCTTGCCGCTTTTATCCCTACGATTGTGCAACTCATTGCCAAACAGGCACATTCACAAACTCACATCGTGGTAGTGAATCAAGCGGGTACAGTCGCGGGCCTGAATGACACTGCCCTGACCTCATATATCGAGAAGGAACTGAATGGCACGAGTACCGGAAACCAGGCTCCCTATGTGATTACCAGCCAGCCGGCTTCCAATCTGAGCAGCCTGCAAAATCAGGTCAAGAATGGCCAGCTGGATATCCTGCTCGTGCTTGATCGTGCGACGAACCAGGATTTACACTTTACCTATGACACCGATGCCAGTGCCAGCAACGACAACAACCAGTCTACCATTCAGTCTCTGGCTCAGCTCCTCACTTTTCTTGATACTGCTCATAGCCTGGGCCTTAATTCGCAAGAGACTCGGCGGCTGGCCGCTTCGCCAGACTTTACAGCTATGCATGCTCAGCAGAGCCAGGCGGCTCGCCCGGTGAGCCAGATTGCCACGGGCTTTGTACTCGCCTATGCCGGCGCTATCCTGATCTATATCGCTGTTCAGGTCTATACGGCCATCGTCGCGACAGGGGTAGCGGAAGAGAAAAGCAGCCGCATGATGGAACTTCTGGTGAATGCCGCGACTCCGTTCCAACTCCTCTCCGGCAAGATCGTGGGGATCGGGGCAGCGTGCCTGACTCAGATGGGCGGCGTAGTGGTGGTCGGCATCGCCGGGCTCCTGCTGCAAACCCCGCTGCAGGCCGCGTTGTTCGGTTCTTCCGCGGCAGGCTTCAGCCAGTATCTCACAGGCGTGTCCATCCCGTATTACCTGCTGTTCCTGCTCTACTTCCTCCTGGCATTCTTCCTGTATGCTACCCTGTATGCAGGGCTTGGCGCTATGGTCAAACGGCAAGAGGAGGTGCAAAGCGCCATCATGCTTCCACAGATGCTGATGCTTATTGGCTATCTGCTCTTCTTTTACGCGGTCTTTAATCCTGATACAACCCTGATCAGGGTACTCTCATATATTCCTTTCTGGACTCCCTGGATGATGATGCCGCGCATCGCGCTAGGCACCGTGGCCTGGTGGGAGATTATTCTAACAACTGCTTTCATGCTCGTTGCCATTCTCGCCTGCACCAGGTTTGCCGCTCGCATCTATCGCTATGGCGTCCTGATGTATGGGCAGCGGCCAGGGCTGGGCCAACTGCTGAAACTGGTACGGACGAATTAA